ACCGCCTTTACCGCCGACAACGGAAATTGGCATTGGGGACGCATATCATCCAGTGATACTATTTTAGGCATGGCGGACCCGACCGGGATCGATACGCTTCTGGAACTGAGCGGGCACGTCCTGGCGCAAGAGGGCGGCTACTGGGTCAAGATCAATGCATGGCGCGTGGAACCGTCGCCCATGATTCCGCGCGGCGTGCGCTATGCCTTGACGTTACGCGACGCGCGCGGGACGCGCGTCATGGGATTCGATAACGCCCACGCACCAGACCCCTCACAGCAAGGGCGATACGCCGGGCGTATCGTGGCGTACGATCACCAACACCGCCATGCCACGGACATAGGCGTCCCTTACGCATTCCGGGATGCCTATGAGTTGATGAAGGATTTTTTCGCCGCCGTGGACAGAATCATACAGGAGAGACAGTCATGAGCGCGATCACGATTGGGATCATGTCGCAGGAGAAGATTCGGGAGCGGGTTTATGCGATTGCGCGTGGGGACTATCGCCCACGGCCGGACGAGCCCAAGGTGTGGTTCACCTCCATGCGGTCTCTCACCGAGATATTGAGCGACGAGAACCGCGCCCTTTTACGCACCATCCTGGAGACTCACCCCGCCTCCATCCGCGCGCTCGCCGAGACCACGGGCCGTAAGGCCGGCAACCTTTCTCGCACGCTGAAGACGATGAGCCGTTATGGGATCGTGCGCCTTGAACGCGACAAACGACAGGTGCGTCCCGTTGTGCAGGCCTCCGAGTTTCACATCATCGCCGCCTAAGGCAATAAAAGGGCTTGGTGGTTTCCGAGACGAAACGCCGTCCCGCCAGGAGACCGCGGGGGATTTTAGAAACGACCGCGCAGGGATACCTCAGCCGTCTTGATGACGGCTGATCCCTCACCCATTCTCGCGATCGCTCGTATACGTTCGCGTTCGGGCGTGCCGGGCACCGCACGCCCTTGGTTTACAGGGTGTCAGGTGATGTAGGGTATTGAAGATCTGCACGACCGTGGATGGCGCAGCGCGGAGGATCTGTATGGAGGTGATCGGACGCGAAGCGTCCGCCACGGGGCTGGGAGCCCGATTCTGTTGGTAATGGGCGAACGTCCCCGCTTTTCATTATTGTGCCGCCGTCAACTACGATCCCGCACACCGTCAACCCATCGCCCTCCGGACACAGTTCCCATCGGCGACGCCGGCCTGCGCCCCCAGTCTCTGCCCCAACCGCCCTCAGGATGGTATCGACATGCCAACCGCCGTGTGGGCTCTCCGTGTGGGTCAGGACCCACCGCGCCACGACGGCCGTCACGCCACGTCCAAGGGCGGCTATGGGCTATGGATCGTAGTGTCGTGGTACGTCCTCGCCGAACAGTCGGATCGCGCGGGGGATAACGTAACTCTCTACCAGCGGTGGCGCCTAAGCCGGCGCTTGTATTCGCTTTCCCATTGGTCGCCTGCCCCGCCGTCGTTGGCTCCCTTTATGACTTTACTCGCCTCGGCTCGGTGTGGGCATTTTGCACAGGCGCCACCCCATACTGCTGTTTACAGGCCTCAGCATAGCCCTCCCACGTTGCCCTTTTCGCCACTCATTCTGTACTGGCGTGGCGGTTTCGCTCGAACACATCTGGCTTCATCGGCTTCTTGGCCGCAACCACATCCCTCGCCCACGCCCGCGTCGCTTCGCGGCGACATGCAGGGAGAATCCGTAGCCCCGAACATCGATAGCGGTGCCTCCGTGAGCGCCACCGGCTCGCCGCAGGCGGCGGCCTTGACCGGCGCGCCGGTACGGCGCCGGGTTTCTGATCCGTTAGGGACGGAATGGCGTGCTGAAAAACAGCCTCCATGGAGGTCCGCCGGCTCACACTGACCCGCTGGATGTTCTGCCAG
The DNA window shown above is from Acidiferrobacter sp. SPIII_3 and carries:
- a CDS encoding DUF6516 family protein: MADPTGIDTLLELSGHVLAQEGGYWVKINAWRVEPSPMIPRGVRYALTLRDARGTRVMGFDNAHAPDPSQQGRYAGRIVAYDHQHRHATDIGVPYAFRDAYELMKDFFAAVDRIIQERQS
- a CDS encoding transcriptional regulator; this encodes MSAITIGIMSQEKIRERVYAIARGDYRPRPDEPKVWFTSMRSLTEILSDENRALLRTILETHPASIRALAETTGRKAGNLSRTLKTMSRYGIVRLERDKRQVRPVVQASEFHIIAA